In a single window of the Halobaculum lipolyticum genome:
- a CDS encoding S1 family peptidase, with amino-acid sequence MSAPDRKVPQEFATVTLIQYPSLSGHATGFFYLGQDDNQYLITNKHVVDPEEDDVENIRILLRGSSNLADLEYQDISLLSESGGRNWLEHPVDTDADVVAVPLDVDLRNYGNRVFSRENFLPDEIQIGAGQQAMILGYPFKGKSPYVPVARSALISSPYGVPFEGMNCFATDANMHSGTSGSPVLTIPSAIQQTDSGISMMSGKQTYLLGVHSATLHSGHDPEEGPLNLNLSWYAGLIEDIINSG; translated from the coding sequence ATGAGTGCGCCTGACCGGAAAGTTCCTCAAGAATTTGCCACGGTGACCCTGATTCAGTATCCAAGTTTGTCAGGACACGCGACAGGTTTCTTCTACTTGGGCCAAGACGACAACCAATACTTAATAACTAACAAGCATGTTGTAGATCCCGAAGAAGACGATGTCGAGAACATCCGAATCCTTCTTCGCGGGTCATCAAATTTGGCTGACTTGGAATACCAAGACATCAGCCTTCTTAGCGAGTCTGGAGGACGGAATTGGTTAGAGCATCCAGTCGATACAGATGCAGATGTTGTCGCCGTTCCCTTAGATGTTGATTTGAGGAACTACGGCAATCGTGTCTTCAGTCGCGAAAACTTCCTCCCCGATGAAATTCAGATTGGAGCTGGGCAACAGGCGATGATACTGGGCTATCCGTTCAAAGGAAAAAGTCCCTATGTGCCTGTTGCCCGTAGCGCCCTAATATCATCTCCTTATGGGGTTCCATTTGAAGGGATGAATTGCTTCGCAACTGATGCGAACATGCACTCTGGCACAAGTGGGAGCCCTGTCCTCACAATCCCTTCGGCGATACAGCAAACAGATAGCGGAATTTCGATGATGAGCGGAAAGCAAACCTATCTTTTGGGTGTCCACTCAGCGACTCTTCACTCTGGCCACGACCCTGAGGAAGGACCGTTAAACCTCAATTTGTCTTGGTATGCGGGCTTAATTGAGGATATTATAAATAGCGGTTGA
- a CDS encoding MarR family transcriptional regulator, whose protein sequence is MRAVEPCWHEVAMQLNYADGLSPFFAAAGVVSRSGGSKTVKFHDGGETWLAKLYYQDSGIVNPGPRLPTGTRWEFDTMREYRIAILRNPDEDAVGEQKMNAHLRPRWQGMQVEKDDGSRFRLNIPRGITEGVNVRLNGSNIDIWRYQTLLREAAAALGINPDHFVDPHESSTVQDGERYVRVHTDASGPIHARDGPIAEMGHLLEHDREGYRKVVQNDADEDGRALPGYYHTVTLGPKRVREAFPSHSLPTEVKHYYAREALSMPKDNPLRHPKLGVSYQVSRWDESLGVAPEDLEQIERELDRTVHAVLIEAGIDPSPTHGSGPYIEDAYFDAETREGFEEPPALDLTHIRQEQESVVVRNLTDGLSPVEWESLQTLVTDGGSVSPADIADEHGRHVGSVRRALNRIDEMVEREYGTVSLKSSFVAELVHDAVKEARDANRRVVDAAGKALAAAERGLDETTSALLTWCSKHDIDVDSRGEAIERIRMGEVERGPVGTDANGSRYPIVSRKLRKALDLWTDAGRDPGKFRSATVEFSLSGSRGVRRVPAFEVLR, encoded by the coding sequence ATGAGGGCGGTCGAACCCTGCTGGCACGAGGTCGCCATGCAGTTGAACTACGCCGACGGCCTCTCCCCGTTCTTCGCCGCCGCGGGCGTCGTCTCTCGATCGGGCGGGTCGAAGACGGTCAAGTTCCACGACGGCGGCGAAACGTGGCTCGCGAAGCTGTACTACCAAGACTCGGGTATCGTCAACCCCGGCCCGCGCCTCCCGACCGGCACCCGGTGGGAGTTCGACACGATGCGCGAGTACCGCATCGCGATACTCCGCAACCCCGACGAGGATGCCGTCGGCGAACAGAAGATGAACGCGCACCTCCGGCCGCGCTGGCAGGGGATGCAGGTCGAGAAGGACGACGGCTCGCGCTTCAGGCTGAACATCCCCCGCGGAATCACCGAGGGCGTGAACGTCCGCCTCAACGGGTCGAACATCGATATCTGGCGCTATCAGACGCTCCTCCGGGAAGCCGCCGCCGCGCTCGGGATCAACCCGGACCACTTCGTCGACCCGCACGAGTCGAGTACGGTGCAGGACGGCGAGCGATACGTCCGCGTCCACACCGACGCGAGCGGACCGATCCACGCGCGGGACGGTCCGATCGCCGAGATGGGCCACTTGCTCGAACACGATCGCGAGGGCTATCGGAAGGTCGTCCAAAACGACGCCGACGAGGACGGTCGCGCGCTCCCGGGCTACTACCACACGGTCACGCTCGGGCCGAAGCGCGTCCGCGAGGCGTTCCCGTCTCACTCGCTCCCGACTGAGGTGAAGCACTACTACGCTCGGGAAGCCCTCTCGATGCCGAAGGACAACCCGCTTCGACACCCGAAGCTCGGTGTCTCCTACCAGGTGTCGCGATGGGACGAGTCGCTCGGGGTCGCCCCCGAAGACTTGGAGCAGATCGAACGCGAGTTGGACCGCACCGTTCACGCGGTACTCATCGAGGCGGGGATCGACCCGTCGCCGACCCACGGCTCGGGACCGTACATCGAGGACGCCTACTTCGACGCCGAGACGCGCGAGGGCTTCGAGGAGCCGCCCGCGCTTGACCTGACCCACATCCGCCAAGAGCAGGAGAGTGTGGTCGTGCGCAACCTCACGGACGGCCTCTCGCCCGTCGAATGGGAGTCCCTCCAGACGCTCGTGACGGACGGCGGCTCCGTCTCTCCGGCCGACATCGCTGACGAGCACGGCCGCCACGTCGGGAGCGTGCGGCGCGCGCTGAACCGGATAGACGAGATGGTTGAGCGCGAGTACGGCACCGTGTCGCTGAAATCCTCGTTCGTCGCCGAGTTGGTCCACGACGCCGTGAAGGAGGCTCGCGACGCGAACCGGCGCGTCGTCGACGCAGCGGGCAAGGCGCTCGCGGCCGCCGAGCGCGGGTTGGACGAGACGACGAGCGCGTTGCTCACCTGGTGCTCGAAACACGACATCGACGTAGACAGCCGCGGCGAGGCGATCGAACGCATCCGCATGGGCGAGGTCGAGCGCGGCCCCGTCGGTACGGACGCGAACGGGAGTCGCTACCCCATCGTCTCGCGCAAGCTGCGGAAGGCGTTGGACCTGTGGACCGACGCGGGGCGTGATCCCGGGAAGTTCCGGTCGGCGACCGTCGAGTTCAGCCTATCCGGGTCGCGTGGCGTTCGTCGCGTCCCGGCGTTCGAGGTACTGAGATAG
- a CDS encoding succinylglutamate desuccinylase/aspartoacylase family protein, giving the protein MDDTLGVGTASAAPGERDDGWMAATPLPTGGDERLPVTVVNGADDGPVLWVTGGVHGDEATGVAVAQDVAATLGPLAGDLSGAVVVVPVVNPAGLRRNERTSYYGGDDPNRYFPDTEREGSRPPETQERIDSRLFEALTESADLLVDCHTAQVASMPFVIRDRVLYGDARTETEADALAEDVERLATALGLQVVTEYPAEEYVEQSLQRSTAGAALNTAGIPAVTAELGGHSVVEDDVREAGVAGVVAAAVEFGLLDAAPEGVAAAGAGVPDAPVEYPVRRFVGPRVESAGLVRHRVAVGEAVEAGDAVATVVTPHGDVAETVESEHDGYVIGRAEGLAVWEGVPVASMAVRDDGDLVAPRDAGED; this is encoded by the coding sequence ATGGACGACACACTCGGCGTCGGCACGGCCAGCGCCGCCCCGGGCGAACGCGACGACGGCTGGATGGCGGCGACGCCGCTCCCGACCGGCGGGGACGAGCGCCTGCCGGTGACGGTGGTGAACGGCGCCGACGACGGTCCCGTCCTCTGGGTGACGGGAGGCGTCCACGGCGACGAGGCCACCGGCGTCGCCGTCGCACAGGACGTCGCGGCGACGCTCGGCCCGCTGGCCGGCGACCTCTCGGGCGCCGTCGTCGTCGTGCCCGTCGTCAACCCGGCGGGCCTCCGGCGCAACGAGCGCACCTCCTACTACGGCGGCGACGACCCGAACCGGTACTTCCCGGACACCGAACGCGAGGGGTCGCGCCCGCCCGAGACCCAAGAGCGCATCGACAGCCGCCTGTTCGAGGCGCTGACGGAGTCGGCGGACCTGCTGGTCGACTGCCACACCGCGCAGGTCGCGTCGATGCCGTTCGTCATCCGCGACCGCGTCCTGTACGGCGACGCACGAACCGAGACGGAGGCCGATGCGCTCGCCGAGGACGTGGAGCGACTCGCGACGGCGCTGGGGCTCCAGGTGGTGACGGAGTACCCCGCCGAGGAGTACGTCGAGCAGTCGCTCCAGCGCTCGACCGCCGGCGCCGCGCTCAACACCGCCGGCATCCCGGCGGTCACCGCCGAACTGGGCGGCCACAGCGTCGTCGAGGACGACGTCCGCGAGGCCGGCGTCGCCGGCGTCGTCGCCGCGGCCGTGGAGTTCGGCCTGCTCGATGCGGCGCCCGAGGGCGTCGCCGCGGCGGGCGCGGGCGTCCCGGACGCGCCCGTCGAGTACCCCGTCCGCCGGTTCGTCGGCCCGCGCGTCGAGTCGGCGGGGCTGGTGCGCCACCGCGTCGCCGTCGGCGAGGCGGTCGAGGCGGGAGATGCGGTGGCGACGGTGGTGACGCCCCACGGCGACGTGGCGGAGACGGTCGAGAGCGAGCACGACGGCTACGTGATCGGTCGCGCGGAGGGGCTGGCGGTGTGGGAGGGGGTGCCGGTCGCGAGCATGGCCGTCCGCGACGACGGGGACCTGGTGGCGCCGCGCGACGCCGGGGAGGACTGA
- a CDS encoding RNA-guided pseudouridylation complex pseudouridine synthase subunit Cbf5 → MSSRPRLRPAPDERSVDDLRTFGVVDLDKPAGPSAHQVAAWVRDTLGVERAAHAGTLDPKVTGCLPTLTGDATRMAQVFLEGTKEYVAVLELHGTAPTDLDRVVAEFEGELYQKPPRKSAVDRSLRTREVFDLDVLDRTDRQVLLRIRCASGTYVRKLCHDVGLALGTGGHMGHLRRTATDPFDDRTLHTLHDLVDGIAFAEGRDTPDGEPDESLLREVLRPAEAALTHLPSLTVADSAAREVARGAPVYAPGVLAVGEVGAGTPDEGDLLACYTPNGSAVCLGRLVGDPDAESGEVVELERVLV, encoded by the coding sequence GTGTCCTCCCGCCCCCGCCTCCGTCCGGCCCCGGACGAGCGCTCCGTCGACGACCTCCGGACGTTCGGCGTCGTCGACCTCGACAAGCCGGCGGGACCCTCCGCCCACCAGGTCGCCGCGTGGGTGCGCGACACGCTCGGCGTCGAGCGCGCCGCCCACGCGGGCACGCTGGACCCGAAGGTGACGGGCTGTCTCCCGACCCTCACCGGCGACGCGACCCGGATGGCGCAGGTGTTCCTCGAAGGCACCAAAGAGTACGTCGCCGTGTTGGAACTCCACGGCACCGCCCCCACCGACCTCGACCGCGTCGTCGCCGAGTTCGAGGGCGAGTTGTACCAGAAGCCGCCCCGGAAGTCCGCGGTCGACCGGAGCCTGCGGACGCGGGAGGTGTTCGACCTCGACGTGCTCGACCGGACCGACCGGCAGGTCCTGCTCCGGATCCGCTGCGCGTCCGGGACGTACGTCCGAAAGCTCTGTCACGATGTCGGGCTGGCGCTGGGGACGGGCGGGCACATGGGCCACCTCCGGCGCACCGCGACCGACCCGTTCGACGACCGCACCCTCCACACCCTCCACGACCTGGTGGACGGCATCGCCTTCGCCGAGGGGCGCGACACGCCCGACGGCGAGCCGGACGAGTCGCTGCTGCGCGAGGTGCTCCGGCCCGCGGAGGCGGCGCTGACCCACCTGCCGTCGCTCACCGTCGCCGACTCCGCGGCCCGCGAGGTCGCCCGGGGTGCCCCCGTGTACGCGCCGGGCGTGCTCGCGGTCGGTGAGGTCGGCGCGGGTACGCCCGACGAGGGCGACCTGCTCGCCTGTTACACGCCCAACGGCTCGGCGGTGTGTCTCGGTCGCCTCGTCGGCGACCCCGACGCCGAGTCGGGCGAGGTCGTCGAGTTGGAGCGCGTGTTGGTCTGA
- the cmk gene encoding (d)CMP kinase, which yields MLLTVSGPPGSGKSTTAAALAEAFDLDHVSGGDIFRELAAERDMTPVEFNELAEEDDQIDRDLDRRLRTIAVERDDVLLESRLAGWLAAEHADLRIWLDAPLEVRCERIVDREEKPLDQVIEETRRRESSEAKRYREYYGIDIEDLSIYDLVYNTARWSPEGVLGMLTTAVDSYDPDTDEGKAPVEGVSYDF from the coding sequence ATGTTGCTAACGGTCTCCGGCCCGCCCGGCAGCGGGAAGAGCACCACCGCCGCCGCGCTCGCGGAGGCGTTCGACCTCGACCACGTCTCCGGCGGCGACATCTTCCGCGAACTCGCCGCCGAGCGCGACATGACGCCCGTCGAGTTCAACGAACTCGCCGAGGAGGACGACCAGATCGACCGCGACCTCGACCGGCGCCTGCGCACCATCGCCGTCGAGCGCGACGACGTGCTGCTTGAGTCGCGCCTCGCGGGCTGGCTCGCCGCCGAGCACGCCGACCTCCGCATCTGGCTCGACGCGCCGCTGGAGGTCCGCTGTGAGCGGATCGTCGACCGGGAGGAGAAACCCCTCGATCAGGTGATCGAGGAGACGCGCCGGCGCGAGTCGAGCGAAGCGAAGCGGTACCGGGAGTACTACGGCATCGACATCGAGGACTTGAGCATCTACGACCTCGTGTACAACACCGCGCGCTGGTCGCCCGAGGGCGTCCTCGGGATGCTCACGACCGCCGTCGACTCGTACGACCCCGACACCGACGAGGGGAAGGCGCCGGTCGAGGGCGTCTCCTACGACTTCTGA
- a CDS encoding helix-turn-helix transcriptional regulator, producing the protein MTAGDESETAGVLAKRRGVLAALVEGPVRKRVLVEELGVPRTTLDRAVRELVDCGLVERVDGGFRATVVGAKALESHDRYHAELAGLREAEPLFESLPPETAVDGRFLAGASVSRPDPSMPDGVVERLFESVRSAARVRGIAPVALSGHVDTFDAEATAGGAVPEMVLTPAVLDHLIRTRRERLVEQIREGEFEYYCGPVESRFGLWVVDHEDRASEAGVLAYTDTGVGGVAISDTPEAVAWARGQYEQARETAEPVTLDVIAERAADLGAAAEE; encoded by the coding sequence ATGACCGCCGGCGACGAATCAGAGACCGCGGGAGTCCTCGCCAAGCGACGCGGGGTGTTGGCCGCCCTCGTCGAGGGACCGGTCCGGAAGCGGGTCCTCGTCGAGGAGCTGGGCGTCCCGCGGACGACGCTCGACCGGGCAGTGCGCGAACTCGTCGACTGCGGGCTGGTCGAGCGCGTCGACGGCGGGTTCCGGGCGACCGTCGTCGGGGCGAAGGCGCTGGAGTCGCACGACCGGTACCACGCGGAGCTGGCGGGGCTGCGGGAGGCCGAGCCGCTGTTCGAGTCGCTGCCGCCGGAGACGGCCGTCGACGGGCGGTTCCTCGCCGGCGCGTCCGTGAGCCGCCCCGACCCGAGCATGCCCGACGGCGTCGTCGAGCGGCTGTTCGAGTCGGTCCGGAGCGCCGCGCGCGTCCGCGGCATCGCCCCCGTGGCGCTGTCGGGCCACGTGGATACGTTCGACGCCGAGGCGACCGCCGGCGGCGCCGTGCCGGAGATGGTGCTCACGCCGGCCGTCCTCGATCACCTGATCCGGACCCGCCGCGAGCGGCTCGTCGAACAGATCCGCGAGGGCGAGTTCGAATACTACTGCGGTCCCGTCGAGAGCCGGTTCGGGCTGTGGGTCGTCGACCACGAGGACCGGGCGAGCGAGGCGGGGGTGCTCGCCTACACCGACACCGGCGTCGGCGGCGTCGCGATCAGCGACACGCCCGAGGCGGTGGCGTGGGCGCGCGGCCAGTACGAGCAGGCCCGCGAGACGGCCGAGCCGGTCACCCTCGACGTGATCGCCGAGCGGGCCGCCGACCTCGGCGCGGCGGCCGAGGAGTGA
- a CDS encoding MogA/MoaB family molybdenum cofactor biosynthesis protein, which yields MSDGPDHHSHDDHDEHDHDDHDHDDHDHDDHHDHDLDSLGYAVVTVSSSRSGDDDPAGEAIRSAVAAAGDETVVREIVADDFDGVQGTVDRLIDRDDVDCVVTTGGTGVTPDDVTVEAVRPLFDKELPGFGELFRALSREEIGTMVVGTRATAGVAGGVPVFCLPGSENAARLGSEAIVVEEASHLAGLARRE from the coding sequence ATGAGCGACGGACCCGACCACCACTCCCACGACGATCACGACGAGCACGACCACGACGACCACGACCACGACGACCACGACCACGACGACCACCACGACCACGACCTCGACTCGCTCGGCTACGCGGTCGTGACGGTGTCGTCCTCGCGGAGCGGCGATGACGACCCCGCGGGCGAGGCGATCCGTTCGGCCGTCGCCGCCGCCGGCGACGAGACCGTGGTCCGGGAGATCGTCGCCGACGACTTCGACGGGGTGCAGGGGACGGTCGACCGGCTGATCGACCGCGACGACGTCGACTGCGTCGTCACCACTGGCGGAACCGGCGTCACGCCCGACGACGTGACCGTCGAGGCGGTGAGACCGCTGTTCGACAAGGAGCTGCCCGGGTTCGGGGAGCTGTTCCGCGCGCTGAGCCGCGAGGAGATCGGGACGATGGTGGTCGGCACCCGCGCGACCGCCGGCGTCGCCGGCGGCGTCCCGGTGTTCTGTCTCCCGGGGAGCGAGAACGCCGCACGGCTCGGGAGCGAGGCGATCGTCGTCGAGGAGGCGAGCCACCTCGCGGGGTTGGCACGACGCGAGTGA
- a CDS encoding helix-turn-helix transcriptional regulator: MNNDVRARREERGLSQAGLAEEVGVTRQTINSIERGRYDPSLELAFTLAAFFDCRIEDLFDPDFDGE; this comes from the coding sequence ATGAACAACGACGTGCGCGCCCGGCGCGAGGAGCGCGGGCTGAGCCAGGCGGGACTCGCCGAGGAAGTCGGCGTCACCCGCCAGACGATCAACAGCATCGAGCGCGGTCGATACGACCCATCGCTGGAGTTGGCGTTCACCCTCGCCGCGTTCTTCGACTGCCGGATCGAGGACTTGTTCGACCCGGACTTCGACGGGGAGTGA
- a CDS encoding DUF2178 domain-containing protein, which yields MTETVAAPTVARRRRYKRLLYGSVAVAVVANVALRLLSYPVAAEATYLLGILAFVAVWRLSPVTLFDERDEELERRASTITLSVAAVVLIVGASGARALSALGVYEAPPVVAGVLYGYVGLFVVFALALAWVKFTR from the coding sequence ATGACGGAGACCGTCGCCGCGCCGACGGTGGCGCGACGTCGCCGGTACAAGCGACTGCTGTACGGCTCGGTCGCGGTCGCGGTCGTCGCCAACGTCGCCCTGCGGCTGCTGTCGTACCCCGTCGCCGCCGAGGCGACGTACCTCCTCGGGATCCTCGCGTTCGTCGCCGTCTGGCGACTCAGCCCGGTGACGCTGTTCGACGAGCGCGACGAGGAGTTGGAACGGCGCGCGAGCACGATCACGCTGTCGGTCGCCGCGGTCGTGCTGATCGTGGGAGCGTCCGGCGCGCGGGCGCTGAGCGCGCTCGGCGTGTACGAGGCGCCGCCGGTCGTCGCGGGCGTGTTGTACGGCTACGTCGGCCTGTTCGTCGTGTTCGCGCTGGCGCTCGCGTGGGTCAAGTTCACCCGATGA
- a CDS encoding zinc-binding dehydrogenase — MKAVQFSEHGDRDVIEYGDFPDPEPERGEVVVDVKAGALNHLDIWTRKGLPGIDLEMPHIPGSDAAGVVTEVGEGVRRFEEGDHVAVSAGVACGECEFCRHGEESQCVRFSIIGEHQRGVHSELAAVPADNLVPVPDHVDWEVAGSASLVFQTAWRMLLSQGELAPGEKILVLGASGGVGHAAVQIADFVGAEVYATASTEEKLRYAEECGAEHVINYEEDDFAAEIRELTGRRGVDMVVDHIGAATWTDSLKSLAKGGRVVTCGATTGGRPETDINRIFWNQLKVIGSTMATPGEVDDVLELVWDGTFEPRVREVLPMSEAARAHEMIENREGFGKVVVRPDSEL; from the coding sequence ATGAAAGCCGTTCAGTTCTCGGAGCACGGCGACCGCGACGTGATCGAATACGGCGACTTCCCGGACCCGGAACCCGAGCGCGGCGAGGTGGTCGTCGACGTGAAGGCCGGGGCGCTCAACCACCTCGACATCTGGACCCGGAAGGGACTACCGGGCATCGACCTGGAGATGCCCCACATCCCCGGCTCGGACGCGGCGGGCGTCGTGACTGAGGTCGGCGAGGGGGTCCGACGCTTCGAGGAGGGCGACCACGTCGCCGTCAGCGCGGGCGTCGCCTGCGGGGAGTGTGAGTTCTGCCGCCACGGCGAGGAGTCGCAGTGTGTGCGCTTCTCGATCATCGGCGAGCACCAGCGCGGCGTCCACTCGGAGCTGGCGGCGGTGCCGGCGGACAACCTCGTCCCCGTCCCCGACCACGTCGACTGGGAGGTCGCCGGCTCCGCCTCGCTCGTGTTCCAGACGGCGTGGCGGATGCTGCTGTCGCAGGGCGAACTCGCGCCCGGCGAGAAGATCCTGGTGCTCGGCGCCTCCGGCGGCGTCGGCCACGCGGCCGTCCAGATCGCCGACTTCGTCGGGGCGGAGGTGTACGCGACCGCCTCCACCGAGGAGAAGCTCCGGTACGCCGAGGAGTGCGGCGCCGAACACGTGATCAACTACGAGGAGGACGACTTCGCCGCGGAGATCCGCGAGCTGACGGGGCGCCGCGGCGTCGACATGGTGGTCGACCACATCGGCGCGGCGACGTGGACGGACTCGCTGAAGAGCCTCGCGAAGGGCGGGCGCGTCGTCACCTGCGGGGCGACCACCGGCGGGCGTCCGGAGACGGACATCAACCGCATCTTCTGGAACCAGCTGAAGGTGATCGGCTCGACGATGGCGACGCCCGGCGAGGTCGACGACGTGCTCGAACTCGTGTGGGACGGCACCTTCGAGCCGCGCGTCCGCGAGGTGCTGCCGATGAGCGAGGCCGCCCGCGCCCACGAGATGATCGAGAACCGAGAGGGCTTTGGGAAAGTGGTGGTTAGACCCGATAGTGAGCTCTGA
- a CDS encoding DUF7522 family protein, which produces MDDALVTDLRGEVGDALRAVGTYDGDDYHVRYLRDDVAPALDDDDLDAIRQGAVFDSLERDYYERLFATAGTFEATVRRFEHAVVVEVPTCHGGGVLASIDRAHDGCVDAVVDRCRAVTA; this is translated from the coding sequence ATGGACGACGCGCTCGTGACCGACCTCCGGGGAGAGGTCGGCGACGCCCTCCGTGCGGTCGGTACGTACGACGGCGACGACTACCACGTCCGGTACCTGCGCGACGACGTGGCGCCGGCGCTCGACGACGACGACCTCGACGCGATCCGGCAGGGTGCGGTGTTCGACTCGCTGGAGCGTGACTACTACGAACGCCTGTTCGCGACGGCCGGGACGTTCGAGGCGACCGTCCGCCGGTTCGAGCACGCCGTCGTCGTCGAGGTGCCGACCTGCCACGGCGGCGGCGTGTTGGCGAGCATCGACCGCGCACACGACGGCTGCGTCGACGCGGTCGTCGACCGGTGCCGCGCGGTGACCGCCTGA